A region from the Oceanidesulfovibrio marinus genome encodes:
- a CDS encoding cell division protein FtsQ/DivIB, translating to MQLAKQGGMVRRKKAGNRYSVRKDRAGAAVKAIAAGGRGLLPAFLKTMTIGGSVVLAVVFFLVVSCGLLIGYRYLTHHEYFALKKLEVSGNKRLANVEVLSAAGVALGQNTLELNMRDVESGLLANPWVERAMVKRVLPSTFRITIFERTPRYWRRKNEELYYADAQGRTIAPVTANQFTSMPLLEEQADMHDGAVFSRLPELTSLLADAGLPFTVQHASWIRASQAGEIELRFDDAGLTMGLGTDDLDGNVQRLSLVYQDLVRRGELNRVKALRAHGRRVWVQTHGSAAG from the coding sequence GTGCAGCTAGCAAAACAGGGCGGGATGGTCCGCCGCAAGAAGGCGGGCAACCGCTACAGCGTGCGCAAGGACCGCGCCGGCGCCGCCGTCAAGGCGATTGCCGCCGGGGGCCGCGGGCTCTTGCCCGCGTTCCTCAAGACCATGACCATCGGCGGCTCGGTGGTTCTGGCCGTGGTCTTCTTCCTGGTCGTGAGCTGCGGCCTGCTGATCGGTTACCGATACCTGACCCATCACGAGTACTTCGCGCTCAAGAAGCTGGAGGTGAGCGGGAACAAGCGACTGGCCAACGTGGAGGTGCTCTCGGCGGCCGGCGTGGCCCTGGGGCAGAACACGCTGGAGCTGAACATGCGCGACGTGGAGTCCGGGCTCCTGGCCAATCCCTGGGTGGAGCGCGCCATGGTCAAGCGGGTGTTGCCGTCCACGTTCCGGATCACGATTTTCGAGCGCACGCCGCGCTACTGGCGCCGCAAGAACGAGGAGCTCTACTACGCCGACGCCCAGGGCCGGACCATCGCGCCGGTCACGGCGAACCAGTTCACGTCCATGCCGTTGCTCGAAGAGCAGGCAGACATGCATGACGGCGCGGTGTTCTCGCGGCTGCCGGAGCTGACGTCCCTGCTGGCGGACGCGGGACTGCCGTTTACGGTGCAGCATGCGAGTTGGATACGTGCAAGCCAGGCAGGCGAGATCGAGCTGCGCTTCGACGACGCGGGGCTCACCATGGGTTTGGGAACGGACGACCTCGACGGCAACGTGCAGCGGCTCTCCCTGGTCTACCAGGACCTGGTCAGGCGCGGAGAGCTGAATAGAGTCAAGGCGTTGCGCGCACACGGCCGGCGCGTCTGGGTGCAAACACACGGCAGCGCCGCCGGGTAG
- the murB gene encoding UDP-N-acetylmuramate dehydrogenase has product MALTIIESPSLAELTTLRLGGNAVALVRASGSGDLDALPETLEKLGGTIHVLGRGSNILAKDGAIAATLVQFDEAEPAMTMEHEAKDTAVVHVSASLSLPALVRKLVAAGLSGLEGLLGVPGSVGGAVAMNAGAFGCEIGTVLEAVQIFSPERGLEWLDRDGFATAYRAFTLTRPVSWMVVTAARLRLPKTGAEATKAAADEAIAKKKAAQPLSAWSAGCVYKNPALGVAAGWLLDEAGFRGKTLGGVGFSEKHANFLVNYGKGTSTEAFELLAMAEEAVAERSGYTLVKEVRVWPCS; this is encoded by the coding sequence ATGGCCCTGACGATCATCGAATCTCCCTCGCTCGCAGAGCTGACCACGTTGCGCCTCGGCGGCAATGCGGTCGCGTTGGTGCGCGCCTCCGGGAGCGGTGATCTGGATGCGCTGCCCGAGACGCTGGAAAAGCTCGGCGGAACGATCCATGTGCTGGGCCGCGGCTCCAACATCCTGGCCAAGGACGGCGCAATTGCCGCCACGCTGGTGCAGTTCGACGAGGCCGAGCCGGCAATGACCATGGAGCACGAGGCCAAGGACACCGCCGTGGTCCATGTGTCCGCCTCGCTCTCCCTGCCGGCCCTGGTGCGCAAGCTGGTGGCGGCAGGGCTCTCGGGTCTGGAAGGGCTGCTCGGCGTGCCCGGCTCCGTGGGCGGGGCCGTGGCCATGAACGCCGGGGCCTTTGGCTGCGAGATTGGCACCGTTCTCGAAGCCGTGCAGATTTTTTCGCCGGAGCGCGGACTGGAGTGGCTGGACCGCGACGGTTTTGCCACGGCGTACCGGGCGTTCACGCTGACCAGGCCGGTCTCGTGGATGGTCGTTACCGCGGCGCGGCTCCGGCTGCCCAAGACGGGGGCCGAGGCGACCAAGGCGGCGGCCGACGAGGCCATTGCCAAGAAGAAGGCGGCGCAGCCTCTGTCCGCCTGGAGCGCGGGCTGCGTGTACAAGAACCCGGCTCTGGGCGTGGCCGCCGGGTGGCTGCTGGACGAGGCCGGTTTCCGCGGCAAGACGCTGGGCGGAGTCGGTTTCTCGGAGAAGCATGCGAACTTTCTGGTGAATTATGGAAAAGGAACGTCTACCGAGGCGTTCGAGCTTCTGGCCATGGCTGAAGAAGCCGTGGCGGAGCGGAGCGGTTACACGCTCGTGAAGGAGGTCAGGGTTTGGCCGTGCAGCTAG
- the murC gene encoding UDP-N-acetylmuramate--L-alanine ligase — MFRTKVTKVHMIGIGGSGMSGIAEVLLNLDYTVTGSDMSAGPMVDHLKALGATIHQGHDAGNLGDAQVVVRSTAIKDDNPEVMAANQLGIPVIPRAEMLAELMRLRTGIAVAGTHGKTTTTSLLAEILDEAGLDPTVIIGGRLNAYGSNARLGEGELMLAEADESDGSFLCLLPIITVVTNVDADHLDFYEDLDAIDDAFVQFMNGVPFYGMNVVCGDDPGVQRLIPRVRRPVLTYGLKPENDLRAVDVEYGPTSSFTVIYKDRELGRVSLRQPGRHNVLNALAAIGVGLESDIPADKVLAGLARFGGVGRRFEHKGEKGGVLVVDDYGHHPAEIRATIETARLSYPDKRLVLVFQPHRFSRTQALFGEFCQAFDNVDELLLTEIYPASEKPIPGVSGMSLAQGISQISQTHVSFFPKFDDVNLALPTMLKEGDLLLTMGAGNVWQIGMKYLEG, encoded by the coding sequence ATGTTTCGTACCAAAGTCACCAAAGTACACATGATAGGCATCGGCGGTTCCGGCATGAGCGGCATCGCCGAGGTGCTGCTCAACCTGGACTACACGGTCACCGGCTCGGACATGTCCGCCGGTCCCATGGTCGACCACCTCAAGGCGCTCGGCGCGACGATCCACCAGGGGCACGACGCCGGCAACCTCGGTGACGCCCAGGTTGTGGTGCGCTCCACGGCCATCAAGGACGACAACCCCGAGGTCATGGCGGCCAACCAGCTCGGCATCCCGGTCATTCCCCGCGCCGAGATGCTGGCCGAGCTCATGCGCCTGCGCACGGGAATCGCTGTGGCCGGAACCCACGGCAAGACCACGACCACCTCGCTGCTGGCCGAGATTCTGGACGAGGCCGGGCTCGACCCCACCGTGATCATCGGCGGCCGCCTCAACGCCTACGGCTCCAACGCGCGCCTGGGCGAGGGCGAACTCATGCTGGCCGAGGCCGACGAGTCCGACGGCAGCTTCCTCTGCCTGCTGCCCATCATCACCGTGGTTACCAACGTGGATGCCGACCATCTGGACTTCTACGAGGACCTCGACGCCATTGACGACGCCTTTGTGCAGTTCATGAACGGCGTGCCTTTCTACGGCATGAATGTGGTCTGCGGCGACGACCCCGGCGTGCAGCGGCTCATCCCCCGCGTGCGCCGGCCCGTACTCACCTATGGCCTGAAGCCGGAGAACGACCTGCGCGCCGTGGATGTGGAGTACGGACCCACCAGCAGCTTCACCGTGATCTACAAAGACCGGGAGCTGGGCCGCGTCTCGCTGCGCCAGCCGGGCCGGCACAACGTGCTCAACGCGCTGGCCGCCATCGGCGTGGGACTCGAATCCGACATCCCGGCGGACAAGGTGCTGGCTGGCCTCGCCCGTTTCGGCGGCGTGGGCCGGCGGTTCGAGCACAAGGGCGAGAAGGGCGGCGTACTCGTGGTTGACGACTACGGCCACCACCCGGCAGAGATTCGCGCGACCATCGAGACGGCGCGGCTTTCCTACCCGGACAAGCGACTCGTGCTCGTGTTCCAGCCGCACCGCTTCTCCCGCACGCAGGCCCTGTTCGGCGAGTTCTGCCAGGCCTTCGACAATGTGGACGAGCTGCTGCTGACCGAAATCTATCCGGCGTCGGAGAAGCCCATCCCCGGCGTGAGCGGCATGAGCCTGGCCCAGGGCATCAGCCAGATATCCCAGACGCACGTGAGCTTCTTCCCCAAGTTTGACGACGTGAACCTGGCACTCCCCACCATGCTCAAGGAAGGGGACCTGTTGCTGACCATGGGCGCCGGCAACGTCTGGCAAATCGGCATGAAGTATCTGGAAGGATAA
- the murG gene encoding undecaprenyldiphospho-muramoylpentapeptide beta-N-acetylglucosaminyltransferase: MSRVILTTGGTGGHIFPALAVAEEITAHNPGCRVLFVGTKRGPEGDLARSRGLEFKALPSAGVLGRGLRSVSGIASLIAGLALAIPLVLRYRPDAVVGFGGYASFAAVAAAFLLHRPTALHEQNSVPGVANRLLGRIVRTIFLSFPDTHKRFQAEKTELVGNPVRQDIRALANAPAKPAGEKRRLLVLGGSQGAKALNDAMLEALPVLLEAGIEIVHQTGPRDFERVRQGYEGLKSSGADVNSPRAFIEDMAGTYAWADLAVCRSGASTVFELAASGTPAVLVPFPYATHDHQRVNAEYLAKAGAAELVLQQDFSGERLAKMVIELTSDRDRLAAMAKAAKSQAMPQAAAIMAQRIEALAA; the protein is encoded by the coding sequence CTGTCGCGCGTCATCCTGACCACCGGCGGCACCGGCGGCCACATCTTCCCGGCCCTGGCAGTGGCCGAAGAGATCACCGCGCACAACCCCGGCTGCCGCGTGCTCTTTGTGGGCACGAAGCGCGGTCCCGAGGGCGACCTGGCGCGGAGTCGCGGCCTGGAGTTCAAGGCGCTGCCCTCGGCCGGCGTGCTGGGGCGCGGTTTGCGCTCCGTCTCCGGGATCGCATCGCTCATCGCCGGGCTGGCTCTGGCCATCCCGCTGGTGCTGCGCTACCGGCCCGATGCAGTGGTGGGCTTCGGCGGCTACGCCTCCTTTGCCGCTGTGGCCGCTGCCTTTCTGCTGCACCGGCCCACGGCCCTGCACGAGCAGAACAGCGTGCCCGGCGTGGCCAACAGGCTCCTGGGCCGGATCGTACGTACGATCTTCCTCTCCTTCCCGGACACGCACAAGCGCTTCCAGGCGGAGAAGACCGAACTGGTGGGCAACCCGGTGCGCCAGGACATCCGCGCCCTGGCGAACGCACCCGCGAAGCCTGCGGGCGAGAAGCGCCGCCTTCTTGTGCTGGGTGGCAGCCAGGGGGCCAAAGCGCTCAACGACGCCATGCTCGAAGCCCTGCCTGTGTTGCTGGAGGCCGGCATCGAAATCGTCCACCAGACCGGACCGCGCGATTTCGAGCGCGTCCGGCAGGGATACGAAGGTTTGAAGAGCAGCGGCGCGGATGTGAACAGCCCGCGGGCGTTCATCGAGGACATGGCCGGCACATACGCCTGGGCAGACCTCGCCGTGTGCCGCAGCGGCGCCTCCACCGTGTTCGAGCTCGCGGCCTCCGGCACGCCGGCCGTGCTGGTGCCGTTTCCGTATGCAACCCACGACCATCAGCGCGTCAACGCCGAGTACCTGGCCAAGGCTGGCGCGGCCGAGCTGGTCCTGCAGCAGGACTTCAGCGGCGAACGGCTGGCGAAGATGGTTATTGAACTGACAAGCGACCGCGACCGGCTCGCGGCCATGGCCAAGGCGGCAAAAAGCCAAGCCATGCCCCAGGCCGCCGCGATAATGGCGCAGCGCATCGAGGCGCTGGCCGCATAG
- the ftsW gene encoding putative lipid II flippase FtsW, translating to MRAPTRQEFREILAGFDFWLLLATVLMAVFGLVMVLSASGIMAEKYFGGVYYFFVRQLACCVVGAGLMVFLALAPQQIFLKTHYFLLGIACALLLTALFTPLGVEVNGARRWISLGITRIQPMEFAKIALVLYLAWFLSHKKDLVRTFSVGVVPPFAVTGLFGVLLLMQPDFGGAAMLAMLLFLMCLAGGTRLVYLFMSVSMAAGGAFLLIVNSPYRSRRLLAFLDPFKDAMDTGYQLVQSLYSFGAGGFWGVGLGAGKQKLFFLPEAHNDFIVAVIGEELGFAGLSLLFFLVAILLWRGFNVAVKQEDLHRRLVAYGMTLILGLGAILNMAVVLGVAPPKGVPMPFVSYGGSSLLASFVCAGILLNLSRETDPVVRRAAVGGAA from the coding sequence ATGCGTGCGCCCACGAGACAGGAATTCCGCGAGATCCTAGCCGGGTTCGACTTCTGGCTGCTCCTCGCCACCGTGCTTATGGCCGTCTTTGGACTGGTCATGGTTCTTTCGGCCAGCGGCATCATGGCCGAGAAGTACTTCGGCGGGGTCTACTACTTCTTTGTGCGCCAGCTCGCATGCTGCGTGGTTGGCGCCGGTCTCATGGTTTTCCTGGCTCTGGCTCCGCAGCAGATATTCCTCAAGACGCACTACTTCCTGCTGGGCATTGCCTGCGCACTGTTGCTCACTGCGCTGTTCACGCCCCTGGGGGTGGAGGTCAACGGCGCGCGGCGCTGGATATCCCTGGGCATCACGCGCATCCAACCCATGGAGTTCGCCAAAATCGCGCTGGTGCTCTACCTTGCCTGGTTCCTGAGCCACAAGAAGGACCTGGTGCGCACCTTCAGCGTGGGCGTGGTGCCGCCGTTCGCGGTCACCGGCCTGTTCGGCGTCCTGCTGCTCATGCAGCCGGACTTCGGCGGCGCGGCCATGCTCGCCATGCTCCTGTTCCTGATGTGCCTGGCCGGCGGCACCCGGCTCGTCTATCTTTTCATGTCCGTATCCATGGCTGCCGGCGGCGCATTCCTGCTTATCGTCAACTCACCGTACCGTTCGCGCCGACTGCTGGCTTTCCTCGATCCCTTCAAGGACGCCATGGACACGGGCTACCAGCTGGTGCAGTCGCTGTACTCCTTTGGCGCCGGCGGGTTCTGGGGCGTGGGCCTGGGCGCGGGCAAGCAGAAGCTCTTCTTCCTGCCCGAGGCGCACAACGACTTCATCGTGGCGGTGATTGGCGAGGAGCTCGGATTCGCCGGCCTCAGCCTGCTCTTCTTCCTCGTGGCCATCCTGCTCTGGCGGGGGTTCAACGTGGCCGTGAAGCAGGAGGATCTGCACCGCCGTCTGGTGGCGTACGGCATGACGCTGATCCTGGGCCTGGGCGCGATCCTGAACATGGCCGTGGTGCTGGGCGTGGCGCCGCCCAAGGGTGTGCCCATGCCGTTCGTGAGCTACGGCGGCTCCAGCCTGCTGGCATCCTTTGTCTGCGCGGGCATCCTGCTCAATCTTTCCAGGGAGACGGACCCCGTGGTGCGGCGGGCGGCGGTGGGAGGTGCGGCATGA
- the murD gene encoding UDP-N-acetylmuramoyl-L-alanine--D-glutamate ligase has protein sequence MQGTKITSTPLAGRRAGVLGSGRSGQAAARVLHAMGAAVRVVDKDAARLASVYDGTKEGGLFELVSGEHEPAQFAGLDLLVVSPGARVRDIEPFLPADLPVISELELASRQVQEPAIAITGTNGKTTTASLTDFMLRRAGKKVFLGGNIGTPLSEYLLTEDRADVIVLEVSSFQLQHCETFRPRVGVLLNFSPDHLDYHASLEEYLEAKLKLFENQTGEDVALIDQTLRGEIEKRGGVAARVEWLTTEIDFSTPHLLGAHNRQNLEAAWKAVREMGVSEEDARAAAYDFEPPPHRLQIVANKRGIIFIDDSKATTVDSLVAALKAMDRPVRLLAGGKYKGGDLEALRPLLAEKVRSVGLFGGAREVFEKAWTGAVPVFWEETMTKAFARHMAEAEEGEAILLSPATASFDQYKSYAERGNEFRRLAEEA, from the coding sequence ATGCAAGGAACCAAGATAACATCCACCCCCCTGGCAGGCCGCCGCGCCGGCGTGCTGGGCAGCGGCCGTTCCGGCCAGGCTGCGGCCCGCGTGCTGCATGCCATGGGCGCCGCGGTGCGCGTGGTGGACAAAGACGCCGCACGGCTCGCCTCGGTCTACGACGGCACAAAAGAGGGTGGCCTCTTCGAGCTGGTGAGCGGCGAGCACGAGCCGGCGCAGTTCGCCGGGCTGGACCTCCTGGTGGTCAGCCCCGGCGCGCGTGTGCGCGACATCGAGCCGTTTCTGCCGGCCGACCTGCCCGTGATCTCCGAGCTGGAGCTCGCCTCCCGTCAGGTGCAGGAGCCGGCCATCGCCATCACCGGCACCAACGGCAAGACCACAACGGCCAGCCTGACCGATTTCATGCTCCGCCGCGCCGGCAAGAAGGTTTTTTTGGGTGGCAACATCGGCACGCCCCTGTCCGAGTACCTGCTGACCGAAGACCGCGCCGACGTGATCGTGCTCGAGGTCTCCAGCTTCCAGCTCCAGCACTGCGAGACCTTCCGGCCGCGTGTAGGCGTGCTGCTCAACTTCTCGCCGGACCACCTGGACTACCACGCCTCTCTGGAGGAGTACCTGGAGGCCAAGCTCAAGCTGTTCGAGAACCAGACCGGCGAGGACGTGGCGCTCATCGATCAGACCCTGCGCGGCGAGATCGAGAAGCGCGGCGGGGTGGCTGCCCGGGTGGAGTGGCTGACGACTGAAATCGATTTCAGTACCCCGCACCTGCTGGGCGCGCACAACCGCCAGAACCTGGAGGCGGCGTGGAAGGCCGTGCGCGAGATGGGCGTATCCGAAGAGGACGCCCGTGCCGCGGCGTACGACTTCGAACCGCCGCCGCATCGGTTGCAGATCGTGGCCAACAAGCGGGGCATCATCTTTATCGACGACTCCAAGGCGACCACCGTGGACTCCCTGGTGGCGGCGCTCAAGGCCATGGACCGCCCGGTGCGGCTGCTGGCCGGCGGCAAGTACAAAGGCGGGGACCTGGAAGCGTTGCGGCCGCTGCTTGCGGAAAAGGTCCGCAGTGTTGGGCTGTTCGGCGGGGCGCGCGAGGTCTTCGAAAAGGCCTGGACCGGTGCGGTTCCCGTGTTCTGGGAAGAGACCATGACCAAGGCGTTCGCCAGGCACATGGCCGAGGCCGAGGAGGGCGAGGCGATTCTGCTCTCGCCGGCCACTGCCAGCTTTGACCAGTACAAGAGCTACGCGGAACGCGGCAACGAGTTCCGCCGCCTGGCGGAGGAGGCGTAG
- the mraY gene encoding phospho-N-acetylmuramoyl-pentapeptide-transferase, producing MIYNLLVPLSDEFVIFNVFRYITFRSIWAMLTALILSIFLGPMFIRWLRRIKFGQYIQEDGVSAHKEKAGTPTMGGLLMSLTVAVSVLLWADLTNHYVWLTMLVFLGFGGVGFLDDYLKIKRKTNKGLSAKAKILGQIGVAALALIILVWEPAYSTKLSMPFFKMFQPDLGWFYIPFAVLVLVGSSNGVNLTDGLDGLAIGPSIVADVCFAVFIYVAGNKVISEHLLVPYVPGVGEVTVFCGALIGAGLGFLWFNAYPAQVFMGDVGSLAIGGTLGFIAVLAKQELVLLIVGGLFVVETLSVILQVSYFKMSGGKRMFKMAPIHHHFELQGIPESKIIIRFWILSILLGLAALSTLKLR from the coding sequence ATGATATACAATCTTCTCGTGCCCTTGAGTGACGAGTTCGTCATCTTCAACGTGTTCCGGTACATCACGTTCCGGTCCATCTGGGCCATGCTCACGGCGCTCATCCTCAGCATCTTCCTGGGTCCGATGTTCATCCGTTGGCTACGGCGCATCAAATTCGGCCAGTACATCCAGGAGGACGGTGTCTCCGCGCACAAGGAAAAGGCCGGCACCCCCACCATGGGCGGCCTGCTCATGAGCCTCACCGTGGCCGTGTCCGTGCTCCTCTGGGCGGACCTCACCAACCACTACGTCTGGCTTACCATGCTGGTCTTCCTGGGTTTTGGCGGTGTTGGCTTCCTGGACGACTACCTGAAGATCAAGCGCAAGACCAACAAGGGGCTGTCCGCAAAGGCCAAGATTCTGGGACAGATCGGCGTGGCCGCGCTTGCCCTGATCATCCTGGTCTGGGAGCCGGCGTACTCCACCAAGCTCTCGATGCCGTTCTTCAAGATGTTTCAGCCGGACCTGGGCTGGTTCTACATCCCCTTTGCCGTACTCGTTCTCGTGGGCTCGTCCAATGGCGTGAACCTCACCGACGGCCTGGACGGCCTGGCCATCGGCCCCTCCATCGTGGCCGACGTCTGCTTTGCCGTGTTCATCTACGTGGCCGGCAACAAGGTTATCTCCGAGCACCTGCTGGTGCCGTATGTGCCCGGCGTGGGCGAGGTCACGGTGTTCTGCGGCGCGCTTATCGGCGCGGGCCTCGGCTTCCTGTGGTTCAACGCCTATCCGGCGCAGGTCTTCATGGGCGATGTGGGCTCGCTGGCCATCGGCGGCACCCTGGGCTTCATCGCCGTGCTGGCCAAGCAGGAGTTGGTGCTGCTCATCGTGGGCGGGCTCTTTGTGGTGGAGACCCTCTCCGTGATCCTGCAAGTGAGCTACTTCAAAATGAGCGGCGGCAAGCGGATGTTCAAGATGGCCCCCATCCACCACCATTTCGAGCTGCAGGGGATTCCGGAGTCCAAGATCATCATCCGCTTCTGGATTCTGTCCATACTTCTGGGGCTGGCGGCCCTTTCAACCCTCAAGCTGCGCTAA